Below is a genomic region from Deltaproteobacteria bacterium.
AGAGCGCCTTGAACCACGATCTTCCTCGCGGGTGTCGATCAAGAGGCTGACCCAGGGATTTTCCCTGAGATTTCTGAATTTCTTTGTGTCTTTGAAGGTCACCATGTAAATCTCCGTGCACGCATCATTAGCCACATAGGCCATAAGAGAGGAATGGGGCCTGTTGTTGGAAACGGTGGCCAAAACGCACATATCTTTTTCTCTCACCAGGATTTTCATCTTATCCAGCATGGTTTTCTCCTTCTTTTCATTGCCCCTTCGAGCCTAACTTGATATATCAACTTACCAAGGATTACCAGTCTCCATTTGCCCTGAGGTGGAATCCCTATGGAGATGAAGATAAGATTGGGCATCAGCGCCTGCCTATTGGGGGAAGAAGTCCGTTACGACGGCGGTCACAAACTCGATCGGTGCCTCACGGACACGCTTGGAAGATACGTGGAATATGTCCCTGTCTGCCCTGAAGTAGAAGCCGGATTTGGAATTCCCCGGGAGGCCATGCACCTAGAGGGAGATCCGAATGCCCCGAGACTCGTGACCAGGCGGACCAAGCGGGACCTCACAGAACCGATGCTCTCATGGGCCAAAAAACGGGTCTTAGAACTCGAGGCTCAAGATCTTTGTGGCTTTATATTTAAAAGCCGGTCTCCTAGCAGTGGTATGGAGCGGATTCCGGTCTTTAACGAAAAGGGGATGCCGGTCAAAAAGGGCGTTGGCCTTTTTGCACGCATTTTTATGG
It encodes:
- a CDS encoding pyridoxamine 5'-phosphate oxidase family protein produces the protein MLDKMKILVREKDMCVLATVSNNRPHSSLMAYVANDACTEIYMVTFKDTKKFRNLRENPWVSLLIDTREEDRGSRRSQAKALTVTGVFEQIGDDNMRRQIREALMSRHAQLEGFADHPDAEVFSIRIHSFLLLDGLTNSYFETLP